One segment of Chionomys nivalis chromosome 1, mChiNiv1.1, whole genome shotgun sequence DNA contains the following:
- the LOC130885263 gene encoding C-type lectin domain family 2 member E-like, translating into MSTAESTSPGRVGENRKKLQEKCLGIISPVSLARLCLRHAVIIVLIGAVIAPFVFLLVRKITPAIVSPEAGNVTCPRDWITYGSKCFYFSEDTSNWTSSQTSCMELEANLTQVDSPEELDFLYRKNGYSPAWIGLHRESSEQPWMWTDNTEYKNLVLIRGNGNHAYLSDRGISSGRDYIHRRWICSKPNNHTY; encoded by the exons gTAAAAAGCTCCAAGAAAAATGTCTCGGAATCATCTCCCCCGTGTCTCTTGCTAGGCTTTGCCTCCGCCATGCAGTGATCATCGTCCTCATTGGAGCTGTGATTGcaccttttgtttttttgttag TGAGAAAAATAACCCCGGCCATTGTGAGCCCTGAAGCTGGGAATGTTACCTGCCCAAGAGACTGGATTACATAtggaagtaaatgtttttatttttctgaggacACAAGTAACTGGACATCCAGCCAGACCTCCTGCATGGAGCTGGAGGCTAATCTAACTCAAGTTGACAGTCCGGAGGAGCTG GATTTCCTATATAGAAAAAATGGGTATTCTCCTGCCTGGATCGGACTGCACAGAGAGTCATCAGAGCAGCCTTGGATGTGGACAGACAACACTGAATATAAAaactt ggtTCTCATCCGAGGAAATGGAAACCATGCCTACCTGAGTGACAGAGGGATCAGCAGTGGCAGGGACTACATACATAGGAGGTGGATTTGTAGCAAACCCAACAACCATACTTATTAG